A genomic region of Canis lupus baileyi chromosome 17, mCanLup2.hap1, whole genome shotgun sequence contains the following coding sequences:
- the LOC140607963 gene encoding small ribosomal subunit protein uS2-like, producing the protein MSTRGEVTRGVSFPRNSEEIEKEKRDPAKRAVRKEEFQGEWNATASGFIATDPEVADTSKSAQVPPVPLHGSLQRTGVYRPLGREPSAAPPIWPEWVGKSF; encoded by the coding sequence ATGAGCACCCGCGGGGAGGTGACACGTggtgtttccttccccagaaatTCTGAGGAGATTGAAAAGGAAAAGCGAGACCCAGCTAAAAGGGCTGTGAGGAAAGAGGAATTTCAGGGTGAATGGAATGCTACAGCGTCTGGATTTATTGCGACTGACCCCGAGGTCGCAGACACCTCCAAAAGTGCACAGGTGCCCCCTGTGCCTCTTCATGGTTCCCTACAGAGGACCGGAGTATATCgccccctggggagggagccgtCGGCAGCCCCACCCATCTGGCCAGAGTGG